The genomic region GATTACAGGAAGCACAAGACTCCATCTCTGTCCGATGAAGTATCCCGACTGATTAATATAGGCAGAGGTGGTGAGATTGAGAAACGTCTCCAAGAAAAGAACATATACACCGTGGAGGATTTCCTAATTCAACTCCTGATAAATCCTGAAGGGCTCAAACGTGTAATGTTTTTTACTCTTcattatataatgttttgaGGAACTGTATAAAGTCTGAAAGCAACTATTTGTTGGTTAACTACAGATTGTTAACGTAAGGGGAAAGAAGTGGGATACCACAGTGAAAAATGCTCGAGCATGCCAAAATAGCAAGAGGATGTATTGTTACATCAATCATCAGCTGAACATCGGCGTTGTTTTCAGTGTTCTTGGAGAGGTTTCAGGACTGTACTTGAAAACCCAGTATGTTCCTACTACTTTGTTGTCTGACAACCACAAGGCATGCTTCAGTTACACTTCTTCTCTTTTGTTCTTTCCGTTGCTTTCACCTACTTAAGAAATtgttcaaaacaaatcaaaattgaatctTTTCTATGACAGCTTGATGCTGAAGAGTTGTTAGCATCTGCTTATAAACACTGGCGAGATGTAATGTCCTTTGACGATGAAAACTCTCTTCTGCAATACTTCACTGGTTTAAGTACATTTATGGACCCTCTGAATTCACTCAAGCCTCATCGTCATCATGGTGGTTGTGAAATGATCAGAGGGTCCAGCAGTAGATCGAACTTCTTGTTCCAGAGCATAACCTCAGCAACGAACTCGACTAGAAAAACTGGTGCAGAAGATTTCTGCTCCTTCAGTACTGATGATGTGGAGACTATTTTTGATGCTCCCGTGCAACTTAGTCCTCAGTTGCCTTTCTATCCAGAAACCATGTTATCAGATTTGGATGAATTCTTCCACCAAAACGACGATTCCAACTGGCAGGTTAACAGCCCCGTAAATGAGCCAAACCGTGCTGAACAAGTTGCTGAAACTGCTGTTGCATTTGATGATACTCACATCAGAAATCCACCGAACAGGTGGAGAAAATTGTTCTGTGTATCAAGATGGTTCTCAATCAGAAAAAGCATATCTATGGCAGGTATCCATAACCGTAAGAAGCAGAAACTTTATTAACCACAGGACAACCCATGTGCGTTGGAAGTCCAACATCATTGATTTGGTGATATACTGATTACAGGAACCGACAAAGTTGCTTGACAGAACTCGACATTTATGTGCGTTTCTCTtctttatgtatattttggACTTCCTCTGgttcattttcaattgttgTATAAGACTGCTGATTCTTCAGTTTGATAAAtctcatataatattttatgcaaatGTCTGTTTATGTTATGAACTAATATGTGAACTATACCAAGACTCTACAGGACAACCGAGATAGTCTGCATTCGGTTCTTACGAGTTCTACATATTTAGTCTATGCTGTTGCagatttcctttctttcttttacaGCTACACACTGGAAGTTTAGAATTATCTTACACATTAAAGTTCATGTATTCTGCTTACCATTTTTTCATATGGAATCTGGGCATTAATGCTGGAAGCTATTCTTCTAAATATACATTCTATGGATGGACGGAATGATACACCTAGCAATTGTCGTTACTGTGTTGGGATAAgatattcttgttcttcatcaAGTGGAAGTTTATCAATAGCTCGTATGCTAGTTGAACACATATGCTTCCTTTAAAAATAGTTGAATTTGAATCTCTTGATTGTTTCTGTCTCTTTTAGTCATCAAACAGTGTGCATGACCTTCGACCAATCCTTGAAGCATTAATTCCCTCAATCATGTGCTCAGAATTTATCATATAGCCAGCATCGATGAAGCATCCCATgccatcatttttctttacctGTTCTCCAGTAATCACCTGTTGTCTTTTCATTTGATGATGGGGTGGCCATGGCCCTTTCTTTTGTGGGCTAACACCCTATGAATCTATGTGAAATTCAGGCAGGATCCTAGGTATTTCTAGGAAACATAACCATTAGATCATCATCGAGTATAGAGCCTCatgaacaatttatttttatgtagttCAAAGATTACAGTGTTATTTCCACCTTATTATCCGGTTAGAAGGGCCCACGTCCGAAAATGTTGTTGCACTTTCCTCTGTTCACAGAAAGCTGGGAATAACGAAAGAATTGCAGTATT from Sesamum indicum cultivar Zhongzhi No. 13 linkage group LG3, S_indicum_v1.0, whole genome shotgun sequence harbors:
- the LOC105157394 gene encoding calmodulin-binding protein 60 A-like isoform X1; the encoded protein is MNLREQCPVSLQFAAVNELTINDLIDRIEEQVKSGNRMVEEEMRSTNTRVQELQQTKTRTDEELRLTEARIDELNLIKKRVEEKWKMTKTRHFARLKRIFEAGNCTSAQRNLRLEFRHKISQPILTGEEIKGDGNTFIEVALIDAKGNVVDTDPEASVDVEIVVLNGKADSWRADDSTVGEFKDKIVQEMEGKKPFLAGNVCLKLQRGVAVLNNVKFRNHTIKMKPPLFRLGARVVDKIFDGVHVKEAETESFTVEGYRKKYYRKHKTPSLSDEVSRLINIGRGGEIEKRLQEKNIYTVEDFLIQLLINPEGLKRIVNVRGKKWDTTVKNARACQNSKRMYCYINHQLNIGVVFSVLGEVSGLYLKTQYVPTTLLSDNHKLDAEELLASAYKHWRDVMSFDDENSLLQYFTGLSTFMDPLNSLKPHRHHGGCEMIRGSSSRSNFLFQSITSATNSTRKTGAEDFCSFSTDDVETIFDAPVQLSPQLPFYPETMLSDLDEFFHQNDDSNWQVNSPVNEPNRAEQVAETAVAFDDTHIRNPPNRWRKLFCVSRWFSIRKSISMAGIHNRKKQKLY